The nucleotide sequence CTACGACCCGGATTTCCGCCGGGGCCACGACCTGGACTTCGAGGAACCGGTCTACACCGTCGGCGCCGGCTGGAACCCGGTCTACGACAGCGACACGTTTCGCTACACCTACAGCTCGCTGGTCTCTCCCCAGGCGGTGTGGGAATACGACTTCACCAGCGGCCGGCGGCGCCTGCTCAAGCAGCAGGAAGTGCTGGGAGGCTACGATCCGACGGCCTACGTCAGCCGGCGGATCTGGGTCCCCGCCCGCGACGGACGAAAGATTCCCGTGTCACTGGTCCAGCGCCGGGACCTGGGTGAAGACCGGCCCCGCCCCTGCCTGCTCTACGGCTACGGCTCCTACGGTATCAGCATCGATCCGCACTTTTCCCTGACCCGGGTCAGCCTGCTCGACCGGGGCCTCGTCTTCGCCATCGCCCACGTCCGGGGCGGCGGTGAGATGGGCCGACGCTGGTACGAGGACGGCAAGCTGCTGCACAAGAAAAACACTTTCTACGACTTCATCGACGTGGCCGAGCACCTGATCGACACCGGGGTGACGGCGCCCGATCGCCTGGCCATCGAGGGAGGCAGCGCGGGGGGGATGCTGATCGGCGCCGTGCTCAACATGCGCCCGGAGCTGTTCCGCGCCGCCCACGCAGCCGTGCCCTTCGTCGACGTGATCAACACCATGCTCGACGAAAGCCTGCCCCTGACGGTGATCGAGTACGAGGAGTGGGGCGATCCCCACGAAAAGGAGTTCTTCGAATACATGCTCTCCTACTCGCCCTACGACAATGTCAGCGAGCAGCACTATCCGGACCTGCTGATCACCGCGGGGCTCAACGACCCCCGGGTGCAGTACTGGGAACCGGCCAAGTGGGCGGCGCGGCTGCGCGCCCGCGCGCAAGGCGACGGCCTGTTGCTGCTGAAGACCGAGATGGGCGCCGGCCACTCCGGTCCCTCCGGCCGCTACCACCGCCTGCGCGAGATCGCCTTCGAGTATGCCTTCTTCCTCGACCGCCTGCTCGAGGGCAGCTAGGGAACCTCGTCGCCGCCGCTGTTGAGAGCCGTGACCAGGTAGTAGTAGGTCGCGGCGTCCGAGGGGCCGGCCACCCCGAGGTCGTAGTGCAGGGGCGCGGTGGGACGGGCCGTTTCACTGAAGCCGCCGCCGGGGGAAACGCTGCGCTGGACCCGGTACTCGGTGGCCGGGCCATGAGTCGCGTCCTCCGCCGGAGCGGTCCAGCTCAAGCGCAGGTCGAAGTGGCGGCGTTCGAGCCGCAGCGTGTCGCCCACGGGGTTCGGCGGATCGAGCACGGGGGCGTCCCAGCCCTCGCAGACCCAGCGGTCGCCTTCCAGGCGCAGGTCGTCGAGCCCCGCCTCGACGATGCTCTCTCCCCCCCCGTCGGTGACCACGAAACGCAGCGCGAACTGGTCGGTGGGCGTGATCAGATTCGAGAGTTCCTTGCGCACGAAGGTCCAGGCATTGGCCTTGGTGGAGACGGTCTCCACCTGCCTGTACTGCAGGCCATCTTCCGTGACCTCCACCACCAGGGTGTCGGGCCCGGGACCGTCGCCCGTGAAGAACCAGCGCCAGTAGGTCAGTTCCAGGGTCTCCCAGGCGCCGGCGGCCAGGGGCGGGGTGGTGAGAATGGTCTGACCGTCCACCTCGGCGATGGTCGGTGGCACGACCGTCGGCGGTTGCACGTTCTGGGTCGCCCAGCAGTTGATCCCCGGGTCCGGCGTGTGGTCCTGGTCCGGGTTGGCCGGCTCCCCGTTGTAGAACGAGGGGTGGGGCTCACCCCACTGCCAGTCGCCGTCGGTGGCGTCGCCGGAGACGGTCCAGCCCCGGTCGAGTTCCATGTCGTCCTCGAAGAGCAGGCCGTATTCCAGGCTGCCCACCGGCACGGTGAAGTGACTGACGGACTCGGCCCCGCTGTCGTCCCGCACGGTGAGGGTGAAGGGGATCTTCGCCGCGCACTCCGGTCCCGCGGTGAAGGTGAAGTGCGGCGGCAACGATCCGACGACCGCGCCGGCGGGAATCACCGGGTACTCGGCCACGGCGTTGTGGATCGTCACCGCCGGATCCGTGGTGCTCAACACGGCGGTGACGCCCCGACTCGCCGACGAGCGGGTACTGCGCAAGTCGACGGTCATGGTCACGGTCTCGCCCGCGTCCAGCGCACCGTCGGCGTTGCCGTAGTTGGGATCGTTCTCTTCGATCCGGTGACTGTCGTATTTCAGCTTGCCGCCGGCGGTCAGGGCCGCCCGGCCGCAGATGGCGATGTCGTCGATGTAGAAGCCGCTGCGGCTGCCACCTCCATCCTGGCGCAGTACGAAGCGCAGCCAGACCTGGGAGAGATCATCGACACTCTCGGGCAGGTCCACCCGGTATTCCTCCCAGCGCTCGTCCCGGCCGAAGCCCCGCCAGACCTCGGTGAAGGTGCTGCCGTCGGTACTCACCTCGATGCGGGCCAGGTCGTAGGCCGGCTCGTTGTTCAGCCAGCGCTGAAAGCGCAGTTCGGCATCCTTCAGTCCCTCGAGGTCGATGGGCGCGGAGGTCAGCACGAACTCTCCCCCCCCCGTGCCGTAGTTGCCCGACAGGTTGGTGCCGTAGACGTTGTCGCCGCTGAACGCGCGATCCGGGCCGGAGACGCCGCCCGATCCCGCCGGCACGCCGAACTCCCAGCCCAGAGCCGGGCCTTCGATGGTCCAGCCCGGATCCTCGTCGAGAGCCTCGAGCCAGAAGGGGCAGGAGACGAATCCGCCGGTGATCAGCAGGTCCGTCACGGCCTCGCTGCGGCAGAGGCCCTGGTCGGCGCTGAAGGTGATCGTGACCCGGGCCCGGTGGCCCTCGGGAGCATCGGCCAGGATGCGCAGACGGAACGGGTCGAGGGCCTCGGCCCGCCCTTCGGCGGGAATCAGCGCAAAAGCGGCCTGGTCGTCGAGAATCTCCACGTAGGGATCGGTGGAACTGAGCCGCGCCACGCCGCCGGTGATCTCGCCGCCGGTGGCATAGGCGGTGGGGTAGAGGTCGGCCTCCTCGCCGGCGTCGAGTTCGCCGTCGGCATCGCCGGCCGCGTCGTCGACCCGCAGATCGCTCAGCTCGAGGGCGAACGAGCCGTCGGGAACCAGCCAGAAGTCCTGCTGCGCGTTGCTGAAGGCGACGCGGGTCGGCCAACTTTGCCGGTGGTAGCCGCTCAGCGCCGCGTAGGCGGTGTATGTGCCGGGCACCAGGATGCGGTGGTAGAAACCGTTGGCCGGGACGGCGGTCCGGGGCTCCTGGCCCTGGGTGAAAACCTGCTCCTCGAGACCCACCTCCGCTCCCAGGGGCGCCGCCGAACAGGCGTCGCGCACCCGGCCGGTGATGGCGCCTCCGGCCATCCGGCGGAGCAGGTACTGCCAGCCTGCCCGGTTGCGCAGCACGGTGTCGTCACGCCAGGTGTCGTAGTCGGGCTGAAAACCCTGCATCGCCGCGTTCATTTCGATGGTGAAGCCCACCGTACCCGCGATGGCGTGGAGCCAGCCGTCACTGTCCCCGTCGACCTCGTAGAGCAGTTCGTAAGGAGTCCCCATTTCGTACCAGCCGTCGCCGGCGTCGTTCTCGATGGAGGCCGCCAGGCTTGAACCCAGGTCCCGGTGAGCCCTGAGATCCGGATCGTCCGGCTTGCTGGGCTGACAGCCGAAGGGATGGAGCACCAGTTCGCTGTAGGTGTGATAGGTCAGGCTGATCGAGGGATGCACCGAACGGGCCAGCTCTGTCAGGCCCCGGGTTTCCGGCTCGGAATTGGCGGAAGGGCCGCGATAGGTGTCGGAACTGGGCACGCCGCTCGACCCCCCGCAGCCGTCGGGCCCCCAGAGGTAGGGGTAGTTGCGGTTGGGGTCCACGCCAAAGCTGCCGTCGCCGTTGTCACGGCGGTTCTTGCGCCAGTTGCTGTTGACGTTGAAGACGTAGTTGGTGCCGTCCGGGTTGTGACAGGGCACGATGTAGATCTGGTAGTTGTCGACCCACTCGGTGACCTCGGGGTCGATGCCGTAGTTGTCGGTCAGGTAGTCCATCATGTCGATCAGCGCCTCGGGGGTCATCACCTCCCGGGCGTGATGCTGGGCGACGAAGAGAATCCGCGGCTCGGCCTCGTCCTGCTCCACGTTGTCGGAGATCTTCAGCAGACCGACGACCCTCCCGCCCTCGGTCGGCGAAGAGTACTCCAGGCGCCGGGCGATGGCCGGGTGCTCGCCGGCCACCCGGTCGATCTCGGCGTCGGTCTCGGCCTCGTCATGGTAGTCGGAGAGGGCGTCGAGGCCATCGGTGGTGGGGGTCGTCTCCTCCAGCACCCGGGGATCGAAACCGGCCTGCCGCAACGCGCTGAGCTCGGACTCCCGCACGGTCAGGTAGGCCGCCCCGGTCTTCGCCTTGTAGGCGTCGATCAGCAGGCCCATGGCGGTGATCCGGGCCAGGTCCGCGGGGGGCTCGGCGAGTTGGACCGCCACCCGGAAGTAGCGCTCGGCGGGCGATGGAGCGGGAGCGGCGATGATACCCGGCACCAGGACGAGGAGCAGAACGAGGGCCCACCAGGGGCACCGGCGAAGACGGGCGGTCATGGATGTCTCTCCACGGTGGGCCGCGCTCGGGGGGTGGGGTCCCTGGGGGGGCGGGCCACGCTTCTGCCCGTTCTTATACGTCGAAACCCCGCCCCGATGAACCGCCGAGCGACGATATCGACCGCGTCAGCGGATTTTCAGGGAGAGGAAGCCGATGGTGGCCAGAATCATGGCGACGATCCAGAAGCGCACCACCACCTTGGGCTCGGGAATGCCCGCGTGGCTCATGGCGTGGTGGAAAGGGGCGCGGTGGAACACCCGCCGGCCGATGCGGTCGCCCACCTTCTGCTGCATCAGCGAGGTGAAGATCTCGAAGACGAAGACGCCGCCGACGATGGGAAAGAGCATCTCCTGCTTGGTCAGGAAGGCCATCATCGCCAGCACCCCCCCGATGCCCAACGAGCCGGTGTCCCCCATGAAGACCTCGGCCGGATAGGTGTTGAACCACATGAAACCGAGAATGCCCCCGATCAACACGCCGGCGAAGACCGCCATTTCGCCGGCCCCCGGAAGATAGGGAAACAGCAGGTACCGCGCGTAAATCGTGTTGCCCAGGATGTAAGCATAGACCAGGTACACACCGAGACCGAAGGTGGAAGTGCCGCAAAGCAACCCATCCATGCCGTCGGTGATATTCACCGCGTTGACGATGGAGAAGATGGCGAACACGGCGAAGAGCACGAACCCCACCGGCGTCAGGTCCAGCAGCGGCTCCTTGTAGAACGGGATGTAGAGCAGCGTCCGCTCCCTCGCGGGCAGCGGACTGAAGTCGGAAACCAGGAAGACGGCGAAGGGCACGATGCAACCCAGCAGCAGCAGGGTCTTGGCCGCCTGGCTCAGTCCCGACAGGGACGACTTGAAACGGGACTTGAGGGAGTCGTCGAGGAAGCCCACCAGGGAGAGGTAGGAGAAGCCTCCCACCAGCGGCCAGAAGAACCGGCTTTCCAGGTCGCCCCAGAGGAAGACCGAAACCAGGGTGGAGGCCAGCAGGATCAGCCCCCCGGCGGTCGGCGTGCCCCGCTTGGACTCGGCGCTCAGGGAGAGGAAATCGCCGGAGGTGTCCCGCAGCCCCTTGTCGTAGAGGCGCACGATGAAACGGAAACCGAAGAGCAGGCTCAGCCCCAGGGCGGTGGCCATGCCCAGCAAGGCGCGCACGGTGATGTAGTTGGCCAGCCGGAGAAAGCCGGCATCGACCCCCAGGTCGGCCAGCCACGCGGCGAGCAACTTGATCATCCCATCCGCTCCAGTTGTTCGATCACCCGGATGTAGCGCGAACGCACCCGGAAATGGGGCCGGAACTCCGAGGTGGTCACCAGCATCCGTTTGACGAAGAGGCGCACGCGGGCGATGTCTTCGAAACGCCCGGCCCTCAACCCGAGAGAAATGGCATCGAGCAGGGCTTCCCGCAGGCGGATCTTCCGGGACGCCCGGTAGCGCTCCATCCGCGCCAGGAACGTCGTCTCGTCCAGGAAGAGCACCGCGGCCAGGATCGCCTCGGCCCGCACTTCCCAACTCTCCAGGCGTCGATCGAGGCGTGAGAGGATCAGTTCGTGAATGTCTTTCCGCGCGGCCATTGGCCCGTGGAAGCGCCGGTAGAGGGCGATGGCCTCCCGCCGCGTCTCGTA is from Acidobacteriota bacterium and encodes:
- the mraY gene encoding phospho-N-acetylmuramoyl-pentapeptide-transferase translates to MIKLLAAWLADLGVDAGFLRLANYITVRALLGMATALGLSLLFGFRFIVRLYDKGLRDTSGDFLSLSAESKRGTPTAGGLILLASTLVSVFLWGDLESRFFWPLVGGFSYLSLVGFLDDSLKSRFKSSLSGLSQAAKTLLLLGCIVPFAVFLVSDFSPLPARERTLLYIPFYKEPLLDLTPVGFVLFAVFAIFSIVNAVNITDGMDGLLCGTSTFGLGVYLVYAYILGNTIYARYLLFPYLPGAGEMAVFAGVLIGGILGFMWFNTYPAEVFMGDTGSLGIGGVLAMMAFLTKQEMLFPIVGGVFVFEIFTSLMQQKVGDRIGRRVFHRAPFHHAMSHAGIPEPKVVVRFWIVAMILATIGFLSLKIR
- a CDS encoding M14 family zinc carboxypeptidase, encoding MTARLRRCPWWALVLLLVLVPGIIAAPAPSPAERYFRVAVQLAEPPADLARITAMGLLIDAYKAKTGAAYLTVRESELSALRQAGFDPRVLEETTPTTDGLDALSDYHDEAETDAEIDRVAGEHPAIARRLEYSSPTEGGRVVGLLKISDNVEQDEAEPRILFVAQHHAREVMTPEALIDMMDYLTDNYGIDPEVTEWVDNYQIYIVPCHNPDGTNYVFNVNSNWRKNRRDNGDGSFGVDPNRNYPYLWGPDGCGGSSGVPSSDTYRGPSANSEPETRGLTELARSVHPSISLTYHTYSELVLHPFGCQPSKPDDPDLRAHRDLGSSLAASIENDAGDGWYEMGTPYELLYEVDGDSDGWLHAIAGTVGFTIEMNAAMQGFQPDYDTWRDDTVLRNRAGWQYLLRRMAGGAITGRVRDACSAAPLGAEVGLEEQVFTQGQEPRTAVPANGFYHRILVPGTYTAYAALSGYHRQSWPTRVAFSNAQQDFWLVPDGSFALELSDLRVDDAAGDADGELDAGEEADLYPTAYATGGEITGGVARLSSTDPYVEILDDQAAFALIPAEGRAEALDPFRLRILADAPEGHRARVTITFSADQGLCRSEAVTDLLITGGFVSCPFWLEALDEDPGWTIEGPALGWEFGVPAGSGGVSGPDRAFSGDNVYGTNLSGNYGTGGGEFVLTSAPIDLEGLKDAELRFQRWLNNEPAYDLARIEVSTDGSTFTEVWRGFGRDERWEEYRVDLPESVDDLSQVWLRFVLRQDGGGSRSGFYIDDIAICGRAALTAGGKLKYDSHRIEENDPNYGNADGALDAGETVTMTVDLRSTRSSASRGVTAVLSTTDPAVTIHNAVAEYPVIPAGAVVGSLPPHFTFTAGPECAAKIPFTLTVRDDSGAESVSHFTVPVGSLEYGLLFEDDMELDRGWTVSGDATDGDWQWGEPHPSFYNGEPANPDQDHTPDPGINCWATQNVQPPTVVPPTIAEVDGQTILTTPPLAAGAWETLELTYWRWFFTGDGPGPDTLVVEVTEDGLQYRQVETVSTKANAWTFVRKELSNLITPTDQFALRFVVTDGGGESIVEAGLDDLRLEGDRWVCEGWDAPVLDPPNPVGDTLRLERRHFDLRLSWTAPAEDATHGPATEYRVQRSVSPGGGFSETARPTAPLHYDLGVAGPSDAATYYYLVTALNSGGDEVP
- a CDS encoding S9 family peptidase encodes the protein MPSPPLAEQRPHLTEIHGRTLTDEYFWLRERGAPEVLAYLEAENDYTAARMAHTRDLQEELFREFRTRLKETDTSVPVKIDDFYYYSRTEEGREYTIECRKRGSLEAPEQVLLDGNRMAEGKDFFRLGVFEVSPDHRYLAYSVDEAGREEYTLRVRDLETGEDLPEAIGRTYYSAAWAADSRTVFYTVLDEAERPFRIMRHRLGTDPGEDTIVYTEADERFHLSLRTTKSRDYILIEAESQITRETLFLDARRPDGAFRVFAPRQDGVEYRVYHHGRHFLVLTNEDAVNFRLLRTPTGKIDRGQWEEVIPHEEEVKLDGLDVFRDHLVLYRRKGGLRGITLYDPDFRRGHDLDFEEPVYTVGAGWNPVYDSDTFRYTYSSLVSPQAVWEYDFTSGRRRLLKQQEVLGGYDPTAYVSRRIWVPARDGRKIPVSLVQRRDLGEDRPRPCLLYGYGSYGISIDPHFSLTRVSLLDRGLVFAIAHVRGGGEMGRRWYEDGKLLHKKNTFYDFIDVAEHLIDTGVTAPDRLAIEGGSAGGMLIGAVLNMRPELFRAAHAAVPFVDVINTMLDESLPLTVIEYEEWGDPHEKEFFEYMLSYSPYDNVSEQHYPDLLITAGLNDPRVQYWEPAKWAARLRARAQGDGLLLLKTEMGAGHSGPSGRYHRLREIAFEYAFFLDRLLEGS